One window of the Triticum dicoccoides isolate Atlit2015 ecotype Zavitan chromosome 3B, WEW_v2.0, whole genome shotgun sequence genome contains the following:
- the LOC119274281 gene encoding probable serine/threonine-protein kinase PBL21 — MAFTFVGSAAAVTQLIGQAAGLISMIGQAVETARQNKLECDHLERHVSTVHGVLSSLRDDPEAVPPLAELINTLEEAHQLVLSCQRRSTADRFFRAGRHADTFRDLNARIISDISVLSLRLLTLIANHTGVPAPGSSSGSPHTQMVLSHVSSFSSHCPRTFTWAEIAVATNDFADELGGSCSWTVYKGRLHDGPEVAVKVMDKQGRDGLEDAFVPVLVISFRLRHDHIVRLVGWCAEEDDRMLVYEHMSNGTLRDRLQRAGGGSSSSAATAPWRTRVAVLLGVSWAIQYLHCGAEPVVIHRNVSSSNILLDMNWTPRLSGFGAAVYQAAGEEHGGQLVEEVVGTPGYIDPEYSRTKRVSTASDVYSFGVVMLEALTGEDPAATLQLDSIRNGKLALKDALDRRPSLDPTLPQMEALEIVADTAKRCICLSRMGRPDMSKVVANLEEALVVIRSHEPMSMARLSLIRRRTSEN, encoded by the coding sequence ATGGCGTTCACGTTCGTGGGGAGTGCGGCCGCGGTGACACAGCTCATCGGGCAGGCGGCCGGGCTCATCTCCATGATCGGGCAGGCGGTGGAGACGGCACGCCAGAACAAGCTCGAGTGCGACCACCTCGAGCGCCACGTGTCCACGGTCCACGGGGTGCTGTCTAGCCTGCGGGACGACCCGGAGGCGGTGCCGCCGCTGGCTGAGCTCATCAACACGCTGGAGGAGGCGCACCAGCTGGTCCTCAGCTGCCAGAGGCGAAGCACCGCCGACAGGTTCTTCCGGGCTGGCCGCCACGCGGACACGTTCCGTGACCTCAACGCCAGGATTATCTCCGACATCAGCGTCCTCAGCCTCAGGCTGCTCACCCTGATCGCCAACCACACCGGCGTGCCGGCGCCGGGCTCCAGCTCTGGCTCCCCGCACACTCAGATGGTGCTGTCGCATGTGAGCTCGTTCTCCAGCCATTGCCCCAGGACGTTCACGTGGGCGGAGATCGCGGTAGCGACCAACGACTTTGCCGACGAGCTCGGCGGAAGTTGCTCATGGACGGTGTACAAGGGCCGCCTCCACGACGGCCCGGAGGTGGCCGTGAAGGTGATGGACAAGCAGGGGCGGGATGGCTTGGAGGACGCGTTCGTGCCGGTGCTCGTCATCAGCTTCCGCCTCCGCCACGACCACATCGTGCGCCTCGTTGGCTGGTGCGCGGAGGAGGACGACCGCATGCTTGTCTACGAGCATATGAGCAACGGCACGCTTAGAGACCGCCTGCAGCGTGCCGGCGGTGGCTCTAGCTcgtcggcagcgacggcgcccTGGAGGACCCGCGTCGCAGTGCTGCTGGGCGTGTCCTGGGCCATCCAGTACTTGCACTGTGGCGCGGAGCCAGTGGTCATCCACCGCAACGTGAGCTCGTCCAACATCCTCCTAGACATGAACTGGACACCGCGCCTGTCCGGCTTCGGCGCGGCGGTGTATCAAGCGGCGGGCGAGGAGCACGGCGGCCAGCTCGTCGAGGAGGTCGTCGGCACGCCCGGGTACATCGACCCGGAGTACAGCCGCACGAAGCGCGTGAGCACGGCGAGCGACGTGTACAGCTTCGGGGTGGTGATGCTAGAGGCGCTGACGGGCGAGGATCCGGCAGCCACCCTGCAGCTGGACTCCATACGGAACGGGAAGCTAGCGCTGAAGGATGCGCTGGACCGTCGGCCGTCGCTGGACCCGACGCTGCCGCAGATGGAGGCGCTGGAGATCGTGGCGGACACGGCGAAGCGCTGCATCTGCCTGTCGCGGATGGGCCGGCCGGACATGTCGAAGGTGGTGGCCAACCTCGAGGAGGCGCTCGTGGTGATACGCAGCCATGAGCCAATGTCCATGGCACGCTTAAGCCTCATTCGACGGAGGACTAGTGAGAATTAA